The following are from one region of the Hydrogenimonas sp. SS33 genome:
- the aroQ gene encoding type II 3-dehydroquinate dehydratase, with protein MKIMVIQGPNLNMLGVREQNIYGPMKLEQIHEQMRAFAQQNGLEIEFFQSNLEGELVDKIQECLGDADGIIINPAAYTHTSIAIRDAIAAVALPTVEVHISNIHAREEFRQKSLIAPVCAGQISGFGPFSYHLAMVAMTQILNEIKAMREMQQQQQQAGEQ; from the coding sequence ATGAAGATTATGGTCATTCAGGGCCCCAACCTCAATATGCTGGGAGTTCGCGAGCAAAACATTTACGGCCCCATGAAACTGGAGCAGATTCATGAGCAGATGCGCGCGTTCGCGCAGCAAAACGGCCTTGAGATCGAGTTTTTTCAGAGCAACCTCGAAGGAGAACTGGTCGACAAGATCCAGGAGTGCCTGGGGGATGCCGACGGCATCATCATCAACCCTGCCGCCTATACCCACACCTCCATCGCCATCCGTGACGCCATCGCCGCCGTGGCGCTGCCGACGGTGGAGGTACACATCTCCAATATCCATGCCAGGGAGGAGTTCCGCCAAAAAAGCCTCATCGCACCGGTCTGCGCGGGGCAGATCAGCGGTTTCGGGCCCTTCAGCTACCACCTGGCGATGGTGGCCATGACCCAGATTCTCAATGAGATCAAGGCGATGAGGGAGATGCAGCAGCAACAGCAGCAGGCCGGGGAACAGTAA
- the rbfA gene encoding 30S ribosome-binding factor RbfA produces MTTEEIKRKRADSILRELIPEALSQLGDERLRGLTVTEVVCSRGRNDADVYLDPTGIDEAEQATILKQLKKVSRGLEAYCLKAEGWFKSPKFHFKFDKELDRVKRMDELFARIEKEIGHE; encoded by the coding sequence ATGACGACCGAAGAGATCAAACGCAAGCGCGCCGACTCCATCCTCAGGGAGCTGATTCCCGAAGCGCTCTCGCAGCTTGGGGACGAACGGCTTCGGGGGCTGACGGTGACAGAAGTGGTCTGCAGCCGGGGACGCAACGACGCCGACGTCTATCTCGACCCCACGGGGATCGACGAAGCGGAGCAGGCAACGATCCTGAAGCAGCTCAAGAAAGTTTCCAGAGGCCTGGAAGCCTACTGCCTCAAAGCAGAGGGGTGGTTCAAATCGCCCAAATTCCACTTCAAATTCGACAAAGAGCTGGACCGGGTCAAACGGATGGACGAACTCTTTGCCAGGATCGAAAAGGAGATCGGCCATGAGTGA
- the sppA gene encoding signal peptide peptidase SppA, which yields MPEERSQKKRNLFTPVTATLDFIQKYFKALIFLLILLLLLMPAGTETVKPPNLATVTLYGPIVDGNAVVDELDELAKDNDIKGVLFIVDSPGGAVAPSVEIAMAVKRLKKRKPVVAYAEGTMASGSYYASIWASRIVANPAATIGSIGVIMEGMNIRPLMNKIGVEPQVVKAGKFKETGTPFRKWTPYERKEIETHVMDIYHMFIGDVAKARSLDANHPETFADAKIFIAEKAKRIGLIDQVGSIAEAKELTKTLAGVSEARWREKSKWEQYIEELTSQSARAFAAALKEWVIR from the coding sequence ATGCCTGAAGAGCGTTCACAGAAAAAGAGAAACCTGTTCACCCCCGTCACCGCCACCCTCGATTTCATTCAGAAGTACTTCAAAGCGCTGATCTTCCTCCTGATCCTCCTGCTGCTCCTGATGCCCGCCGGGACCGAAACGGTCAAGCCCCCAAATCTCGCCACCGTCACACTCTACGGCCCCATCGTGGACGGCAACGCGGTCGTCGACGAACTGGACGAATTGGCGAAAGACAACGATATCAAGGGGGTTCTCTTCATCGTCGACTCCCCCGGCGGCGCCGTGGCCCCTTCCGTGGAGATCGCCATGGCCGTCAAACGGCTCAAAAAGCGAAAACCGGTCGTCGCCTACGCCGAGGGGACCATGGCCAGCGGCAGCTACTACGCCTCCATCTGGGCCAGCCGCATCGTCGCCAACCCGGCCGCCACCATCGGCTCCATCGGCGTCATCATGGAGGGGATGAACATCCGGCCGCTGATGAACAAGATCGGTGTGGAACCCCAGGTGGTCAAGGCGGGAAAATTCAAAGAGACGGGCACCCCTTTCAGGAAGTGGACCCCCTACGAGCGCAAAGAGATCGAAACCCACGTCATGGACATCTACCATATGTTCATCGGTGACGTGGCCAAGGCCCGCAGCCTCGACGCGAACCATCCGGAAACCTTCGCCGACGCGAAAATCTTCATCGCCGAGAAAGCCAAACGCATCGGGCTGATCGACCAGGTAGGGTCCATCGCCGAAGCCAAAGAGCTGACCAAAACCCTGGCGGGCGTCTCGGAAGCGAGGTGGCGGGAAAAGAGCAAATGGGAGCAATATATCGAGGAGCTGACCTCCCAAAGCGCCCGGGCTTTCGCGGCCGCCTTGAAGGAGTGGGTGATCCGCTGA
- the folK gene encoding 2-amino-4-hydroxy-6-hydroxymethyldihydropteridine diphosphokinase encodes MKRLKLSDRLALVATRRFPARFGAAGLPHRAVVGIGGNVGDVASRFDRVIDYMRRSGRVRVLETSPLLENPPFGYLDQPDFLNGVILLETAMDALSLMRWLLWVEKRFGRRRTFPNAPRTLDLDIIFYDDLQKRTRRLYVPHPHYRERESVMIPLQFLEGMRR; translated from the coding sequence GTGAAGCGGCTGAAGCTCTCCGACCGGCTGGCATTGGTCGCCACCCGCCGTTTTCCCGCCCGCTTCGGCGCCGCGGGACTCCCCCACCGGGCCGTCGTGGGCATCGGCGGAAACGTGGGCGACGTGGCGTCGCGGTTTGATCGGGTCATAGACTACATGCGCCGAAGCGGCCGCGTCCGGGTCCTTGAGACGTCGCCGCTGCTGGAAAACCCGCCGTTCGGGTACCTGGACCAGCCCGATTTTCTCAACGGGGTCATCCTGCTGGAGACGGCGATGGACGCGCTTTCGCTGATGCGGTGGCTGCTTTGGGTGGAGAAGCGGTTCGGCCGGCGCCGCACCTTTCCCAACGCCCCCAGGACGCTCGATTTGGATATAATATTTTACGATGATCTACAAAAAAGAACGAGAAGGCTTTATGTGCCCCATCCCCACTACCGAGAGAGGGAGTCGGTGATGATTCCCCTGCAGTTTCTGGAAGGCATGAGACGATGA
- the ubiE gene encoding bifunctional demethylmenaquinone methyltransferase/2-methoxy-6-polyprenyl-1,4-benzoquinol methylase UbiE gives MKQPTDKREKQEKIVSMFDEIASTYDVTNRILSMGIDKSWRKKACDKTLELLERSEGLTVLDVACGTGDMLQWWRDRAERKGAKIGRFIGVDPSEGMLEVAKKKVDFADFVVAKAQEMPLEGETADILSISYGIRNVVDRQEAIDEFYRVLKPGGMVVILEFTKREERGLKGRVVDFYMHNILPTLGGLVSRNYAAYKYLPDSIEGFLTTDMLRNELETAGFTVRHVQPFSMGISTLLIAQK, from the coding sequence ATGAAACAACCGACCGACAAGCGTGAAAAACAGGAAAAGATCGTCTCGATGTTCGACGAGATCGCCTCGACGTACGATGTGACCAACCGGATTCTCAGCATGGGAATCGACAAATCATGGCGCAAAAAAGCGTGCGACAAAACGCTGGAACTGCTGGAGCGAAGCGAGGGCCTGACGGTCCTGGATGTCGCCTGCGGAACCGGCGACATGCTCCAGTGGTGGCGGGATAGGGCCGAAAGAAAAGGGGCGAAGATCGGCCGTTTTATCGGGGTTGACCCATCTGAAGGGATGCTTGAGGTGGCAAAAAAGAAGGTCGATTTCGCCGATTTCGTCGTCGCCAAAGCCCAGGAGATGCCGCTGGAGGGGGAGACGGCGGATATCCTCTCCATCAGCTACGGCATCCGCAACGTGGTGGACCGCCAGGAGGCGATCGACGAATTCTACCGGGTGCTCAAGCCCGGCGGCATGGTGGTGATTTTGGAGTTCACCAAACGCGAGGAGAGGGGCCTCAAAGGGAGGGTGGTCGACTTCTACATGCACAACATCCTCCCTACGCTGGGCGGGCTGGTGAGCCGCAACTACGCCGCCTACAAGTATCTCCCCGATTCCATCGAAGGGTTTCTGACCACCGACATGCTCAGAAACGAGCTGGAGACGGCAGGCTTTACGGTCCGCCACGTGCAGCCTTTTTCCATGGGCATCTCCACCCTTCTCATCGCCCAGAAATGA
- a CDS encoding metal-dependent hydrolase translates to MTIIHAPWLFDGVKVHRNLAVAYDRKIVAVEPFEILETRFPEAETIRLDADRLLMPGLVNPHVHLEFGANTTHLRYGDFMAWLQSVIEKRDELIDACRAACYKGQVEAMLQSGTTAFGAISSYGKDLVACKAAPQRVVFFNEAIGSQPAAVDALYSDFMQRFEASAKAADARFIPAVAIHSPYSVHPVLMRKILSEIPDAPLTAHFMESPAEKAWLERGEGPFRDFFEKFLGQSRPLQTPGQFLDSLDRPALLTHAVQADETLLETIAQKGHTVIHCPRSNRLLGCGRLAVEKLNEKGIPWFPGTDGLSSNTSLNLWEEMRAALMLHYRAPLEEVARRLLRGATADAAEALKLPVGRLEAGYGADLIVVALPDAPDDAAQVPLQALLHTKKAETVIIEGEQHA, encoded by the coding sequence ATGACTATCATCCACGCCCCCTGGCTCTTCGACGGTGTTAAAGTGCACCGAAACCTGGCCGTCGCCTACGACCGAAAGATCGTGGCGGTCGAACCCTTCGAGATTCTCGAAACCCGTTTTCCGGAAGCCGAAACCATCCGCCTCGACGCGGACCGCCTGCTGATGCCCGGGCTCGTCAACCCCCATGTCCACCTGGAGTTCGGCGCCAATACGACCCACCTGCGCTACGGCGACTTCATGGCGTGGCTTCAGAGCGTCATCGAAAAGCGGGACGAACTCATCGACGCCTGCCGGGCCGCCTGCTACAAAGGGCAGGTGGAGGCGATGCTTCAAAGCGGCACCACCGCCTTTGGCGCCATCAGCAGCTACGGCAAAGACCTCGTCGCCTGCAAGGCGGCGCCCCAGCGGGTCGTCTTCTTCAACGAAGCCATCGGTTCCCAGCCCGCCGCCGTCGACGCCCTCTACAGCGACTTCATGCAGCGCTTCGAAGCAAGTGCAAAAGCCGCCGACGCGCGCTTCATACCCGCCGTGGCGATCCACTCCCCCTACTCCGTCCACCCCGTTTTGATGCGCAAAATCCTCTCCGAAATCCCCGACGCGCCCCTGACGGCCCACTTCATGGAGTCTCCGGCGGAAAAGGCGTGGCTGGAGCGGGGCGAGGGCCCCTTCCGGGATTTTTTCGAAAAATTTCTGGGGCAGAGCCGCCCCCTCCAGACCCCCGGGCAGTTTCTCGACAGCCTCGACCGCCCCGCTCTCCTGACCCATGCCGTGCAGGCCGACGAGACGCTGCTGGAGACCATCGCCCAAAAGGGCCACACCGTCATCCACTGCCCCCGCTCCAACCGGCTGCTGGGGTGCGGGCGGCTGGCGGTCGAAAAGCTGAATGAAAAAGGGATCCCCTGGTTTCCGGGCACCGACGGGCTCAGCTCCAACACGTCGCTGAACCTCTGGGAGGAGATGCGCGCGGCGCTGATGCTCCACTACCGGGCCCCGCTGGAAGAGGTGGCCCGCCGGCTTTTGAGAGGGGCCACCGCCGACGCCGCCGAGGCGCTGAAGCTTCCCGTCGGGCGGCTGGAAGCGGGATACGGGGCCGACCTGATCGTCGTCGCCCTTCCCGACGCCCCCGACGACGCCGCGCAGGTACCCCTCCAGGCCCTTTTACATACCAAAAAAGCCGAAACCGTCATCATTGAAGGAGAACAGCATGCCTGA
- the ribD gene encoding bifunctional diaminohydroxyphosphoribosylaminopyrimidine deaminase/5-amino-6-(5-phosphoribosylamino)uracil reductase RibD, whose amino-acid sequence MTNDLNPLTDTPIDQYTHNHSFFLSLALQEAWRYQLLTFPNPAVGAAVTDGRGALLSVAAHREAGRAHAEVLAIRDAYIRLSGDGTLAGCDDAFLLHEELLKRAKTLFHDATIYVTLEPCAHVGKTPACADLIAGLGFKRVVIGAEDPNPEAAGGARRLRQAGIEVVTGAESAACEALIEPFVKWQRTGRFVFFKLAQTLNGILDGGTISCETSRRWVHAVRSKIDTLLIGGETVRQDRPLLDARLTGGRAPDVAIFTRRPESIDRTIPLFSVSGRHVTFTRQLPEKGLVMVEGGPGTFFALRDEIDWMVLFVAPFVKEGMGYNAPKKFRLLHLCRSGEDAMLWLGRETRMGNGDRIPPIPNDE is encoded by the coding sequence ATGACCAATGACCTCAACCCCCTAACCGATACACCAATAGACCAATACACCCATAACCATTCCTTTTTCCTCTCCCTCGCCCTTCAGGAAGCGTGGCGCTATCAACTTTTGACCTTCCCCAACCCTGCCGTAGGGGCCGCCGTGACAGACGGGCGCGGTGCTCTGCTCTCCGTCGCCGCCCACCGGGAGGCGGGAAGGGCCCATGCCGAGGTGCTGGCGATAAGAGACGCCTATATCCGCCTCAGCGGCGATGGGACGCTCGCCGGGTGCGACGACGCTTTTTTGCTTCATGAGGAACTTTTAAAACGTGCCAAAACCCTTTTTCATGACGCCACTATTTACGTTACGCTGGAGCCCTGTGCCCATGTGGGCAAGACCCCTGCCTGTGCGGATTTGATCGCCGGACTCGGCTTCAAACGGGTGGTGATCGGGGCCGAAGACCCCAACCCCGAAGCGGCGGGCGGTGCCCGGAGGTTGCGCCAAGCGGGCATCGAGGTGGTCACGGGCGCAGAAAGCGCGGCATGCGAAGCGCTCATCGAACCTTTCGTCAAATGGCAGCGGACGGGGCGCTTCGTTTTCTTCAAACTGGCACAGACGCTCAACGGCATCCTCGACGGCGGGACCATCAGTTGCGAAACCTCCCGCCGGTGGGTCCATGCCGTACGCTCCAAAATCGATACCCTTCTCATCGGCGGTGAAACGGTGCGCCAAGACCGCCCCCTGCTGGATGCCCGGCTGACGGGCGGCAGGGCCCCCGATGTGGCGATCTTCACCCGCCGGCCCGAAAGTATCGACCGGACGATCCCCCTCTTTTCGGTTTCCGGCCGGCATGTGACCTTCACGCGGCAGCTTCCCGAAAAGGGGCTGGTGATGGTCGAGGGCGGCCCGGGGACCTTCTTTGCACTCAGAGACGAGATCGACTGGATGGTTCTTTTCGTCGCCCCCTTCGTCAAAGAGGGGATGGGGTATAATGCTCCCAAAAAATTCCGGCTGCTGCATCTGTGTCGAAGCGGAGAGGATGCGATGCTGTGGCTGGGACGGGAAACGAGGATGGGAAATGGGGATCGTATACCACCCATTCCCAATGACGAATGA
- a CDS encoding ribosome maturation factor RimP, which yields MSDVEREVEKVVKSHGATLYDTEVANEDGRTVYRVTVLKEGGVDLELCADISRDLSPLLDVYPPVSGPYYLEVSSPGVERTLKKPEHFEKSAGEKVQLKLRSGDKVKGTLKGLDDKGDVVLQTEHGEESFPQSEIRKARTYFEW from the coding sequence ATGAGTGACGTGGAGCGCGAAGTCGAAAAGGTGGTCAAGAGCCACGGTGCCACCCTCTACGACACGGAAGTTGCCAATGAGGACGGCCGGACGGTCTACCGGGTGACCGTGCTGAAAGAGGGGGGCGTCGATCTGGAACTGTGTGCCGATATCAGCCGGGACCTCTCCCCGCTGCTGGATGTCTACCCGCCCGTCAGCGGCCCCTACTACCTGGAAGTGAGCTCTCCCGGGGTGGAGCGGACCCTGAAAAAGCCGGAGCATTTCGAAAAATCTGCGGGTGAAAAGGTGCAGCTGAAACTGCGTTCCGGCGACAAAGTGAAAGGAACTCTCAAAGGGCTCGATGACAAGGGAGATGTGGTTTTGCAGACCGAGCATGGCGAAGAGAGCTTTCCCCAGAGCGAGATCCGCAAAGCCCGAACCTATTTTGAATGGTGA
- a CDS encoding RNA-binding protein encodes MNIYVGNLSYRMDDGELREVFEAYGEVSSARIINDRETGRSKGFGFVEMPDDNAANEAIEALNGKEVGGRNLRVNEARPREPRQPRSDFNRF; translated from the coding sequence ATGAATATCTACGTTGGCAACCTGTCTTATCGTATGGACGATGGTGAACTGAGAGAAGTTTTTGAAGCGTACGGCGAAGTTAGCAGCGCCCGTATCATCAATGATAGAGAGACCGGCCGTTCGAAGGGCTTCGGTTTCGTGGAGATGCCCGACGACAATGCGGCGAACGAAGCGATCGAAGCGCTCAACGGCAAAGAGGTCGGCGGACGCAACCTGCGTGTCAACGAAGCGCGCCCCCGCGAACCCCGACAGCCCCGAAGCGATTTCAACCGATTTTGA
- a CDS encoding aminopeptidase P family protein, whose protein sequence is MNYILRDENAVYYECGYSSDNALYLRLGSEAWLITDSRYTVEAKEAVRGAEVVEASDLLKAARALLRRHHVRRLVYDPKEWSAAAMEGLMRKLPHLYFHPQPAFSHRKRMVKSDAEIALLKRAAELGREGFDRFAQVVRERGIGEREKRLHFEAKAAMSHHGEYDLSFDPIVAVNANAAKPHALPTEVRLAKGDLLLVDAGLKYRRYCSDRTRTAYVDETLRFEEEQRFASARIQKAYDLVRKAHDRAIERARPGMTGAQIDRLAREVIEEGGMGEAFVHSTGHGVGLDIHEMPVISKRSDTVVEAGMVFTIEPGVYFPGEFGIRIEDMVVMREDRVEIL, encoded by the coding sequence ATGAACTACATCCTTCGTGACGAGAACGCCGTCTACTACGAGTGCGGCTACAGCAGCGACAACGCGCTTTACCTGCGTCTCGGGAGCGAAGCGTGGCTCATTACCGACAGCCGCTATACGGTGGAGGCGAAAGAGGCGGTCCGCGGGGCGGAGGTGGTGGAAGCTTCCGACCTGCTCAAGGCCGCCCGCGCCCTTTTGCGCCGCCATCACGTCAGGCGGCTGGTTTACGATCCGAAAGAGTGGAGTGCGGCGGCGATGGAGGGGCTCATGAGAAAGCTTCCCCACCTCTATTTCCACCCGCAGCCCGCTTTTTCGCATCGCAAACGGATGGTCAAAAGCGACGCCGAGATCGCCCTTTTGAAGCGTGCCGCCGAACTGGGGCGTGAAGGTTTCGACCGTTTCGCCCAGGTGGTGCGCGAGCGGGGGATCGGCGAGAGGGAGAAACGGCTCCATTTCGAAGCGAAAGCGGCCATGAGCCACCACGGGGAGTACGACCTCAGTTTCGACCCCATCGTCGCCGTCAACGCCAACGCCGCCAAACCCCATGCCCTTCCCACCGAGGTCCGACTCGCCAAAGGGGACCTTCTGCTGGTGGATGCGGGGCTCAAATACCGGAGATACTGTTCCGACAGGACCCGCACCGCCTATGTGGACGAGACGCTTCGGTTCGAAGAGGAGCAGCGTTTCGCTTCCGCCAGAATCCAGAAAGCCTACGACCTAGTCCGGAAGGCCCACGACCGCGCCATCGAGAGGGCGCGCCCGGGCATGACGGGGGCGCAGATCGACCGTCTGGCCAGGGAGGTGATCGAAGAAGGGGGGATGGGCGAGGCTTTCGTCCACTCCACGGGCCACGGCGTGGGGCTCGACATCCACGAGATGCCCGTCATCTCCAAACGCTCCGACACGGTCGTGGAGGCGGGGATGGTCTTCACTATTGAGCCGGGGGTCTACTTTCCCGGTGAGTTTGGCATCCGCATCGAGGATATGGTGGTCATGCGAGAGGATCGGGTGGAGATTCTGTGA
- the xseA gene encoding exodeoxyribonuclease VII large subunit — MMQPVTVAELNERIKSLLESHFIQVRVEGEISRVTYHTSGHIYFTIKDERSAIDCVMFRSNARSLRFRLEQGQHVIVGGSVTVYVPRGNYQLMVQSVEPYGEGALALAFEQLKKRLMAEGLFAPERKKPIPRTIRHIAVVTSKTGAAIQDMIRVASKRWPLVKITLVDTLVQGAGAAAEIARHIAYADRLGADVLVVGRGGGSLEDLWAFNEEVVARAIAACQTPVVSAVGHEVDTLISDFVADMRAPTPSAAMEQILPDRVETLYAIDEMMESMRRRMAQILGDKTRLLQHWRTQMEQHAISRRIALQLDAVHRLERELSLQMRRLLERKAEALPRIESQLRMAEHHILESRSQTLEALQRQLLSLDPKNRLRPGFVQLVKEGRTATLESLRPGEKIRLEDGRYVADATVDAVKPL; from the coding sequence ATGATGCAGCCCGTCACCGTCGCCGAGCTCAACGAGCGGATCAAGTCCCTACTTGAGTCCCACTTTATCCAGGTGCGGGTGGAGGGGGAAATCTCCCGCGTCACCTACCATACCAGCGGGCACATCTACTTTACGATCAAGGACGAAAGAAGCGCCATCGACTGCGTGATGTTCCGTTCCAACGCCAGAAGCCTGCGGTTTCGGCTGGAGCAGGGGCAGCATGTCATCGTCGGGGGTTCGGTCACCGTCTATGTCCCCCGGGGCAACTACCAGCTGATGGTCCAGAGTGTCGAACCCTACGGGGAAGGGGCGCTGGCCCTGGCTTTCGAACAGCTCAAGAAGCGGCTCATGGCCGAGGGGCTCTTCGCTCCGGAGCGGAAAAAGCCGATCCCCCGCACCATCCGCCATATCGCCGTCGTCACCTCCAAAACCGGTGCGGCGATCCAGGATATGATCCGCGTGGCTTCCAAACGGTGGCCGCTGGTGAAGATCACCCTGGTCGATACCCTGGTCCAGGGGGCAGGTGCGGCGGCGGAGATCGCCCGCCACATCGCCTATGCCGACCGGTTGGGTGCCGACGTGTTGGTGGTGGGCCGCGGCGGCGGGAGCCTGGAAGATCTGTGGGCCTTTAATGAGGAGGTGGTCGCCCGGGCCATCGCTGCATGCCAAACACCGGTGGTTTCGGCCGTGGGGCACGAGGTGGATACGCTCATCTCCGATTTCGTCGCCGACATGCGTGCGCCCACACCCAGCGCCGCCATGGAGCAGATACTGCCCGACAGGGTGGAGACGCTCTATGCCATCGACGAGATGATGGAGTCGATGCGGCGGCGCATGGCCCAGATTCTTGGCGACAAGACGCGGCTTCTGCAGCACTGGCGTACCCAGATGGAGCAGCACGCCATCAGCCGGCGTATCGCCCTGCAGCTCGATGCCGTCCACCGGCTGGAGAGGGAACTCTCTTTGCAGATGCGTCGGCTCCTGGAACGCAAAGCCGAAGCGCTTCCGCGCATCGAAAGCCAGCTACGCATGGCGGAGCACCATATTCTGGAAAGCAGGAGCCAGACCCTCGAAGCGCTGCAGCGCCAGCTGCTCTCCCTCGACCCGAAGAACCGGCTGCGTCCCGGCTTCGTGCAACTGGTCAAAGAGGGTAGAACCGCCACCCTCGAATCGCTCCGGCCCGGAGAGAAGATCCGCCTCGAAGACGGCCGCTACGTCGCCGACGCCACCGTCGATGCCGTCAAACCGCTATAA
- the flhF gene encoding flagellar biosynthesis protein FlhF, whose product MKLMTFSAPTPAQALKAAQKECGEDALVVSTKQIRKKTLTQPALYEVVVAIEDAPQKKASKRAAKEPSAPGAASKTRKSRSSAAPEEVLVNISEAARQISEIANVTKEEKPASRPKFAVKEEPEPVKPAIAAPEMEELGAIKKELFKLADKVKLIQNMVWEEKKPSSGTIPPEFAEIYRIAKKSGMDPHHLDEIMRLTLEHMPLQMRTSSETVRRYFRTLLRKMVPVRLESDLTPPQKKVMMLVGPTGVGKTTTLAKLAARYAYLMERKYKVGIITLDTYRIGAVEQLMQYAKMMRIGIEAVVDPPEFITALQTLSHMDIILIDTVGSSQYDKEKIDKLQQFLASNSDVGIDVSLVLGAPTKLEDLRAIYTNFSPLGIDTLIFTKLDETRGFGNIFSLVYETEKPVSYLSVGQEVPDDLRCADSDYLVECLMEGRADKTRPEMGRKR is encoded by the coding sequence ATGAAACTGATGACGTTCAGTGCCCCGACCCCCGCCCAGGCGCTCAAGGCGGCCCAGAAGGAGTGCGGCGAAGATGCGCTGGTGGTGAGCACCAAGCAGATCCGCAAAAAGACGCTCACCCAGCCCGCCCTCTACGAAGTGGTCGTGGCCATCGAGGATGCGCCGCAGAAAAAGGCGTCGAAGCGTGCCGCCAAAGAGCCTTCCGCACCGGGCGCAGCGTCGAAAACCCGAAAAAGCCGCAGCAGCGCCGCTCCCGAAGAGGTGCTGGTCAACATCTCTGAGGCGGCCCGGCAGATTTCGGAGATCGCCAACGTCACGAAAGAGGAGAAACCCGCCTCCCGGCCCAAATTCGCCGTCAAAGAGGAGCCGGAGCCGGTCAAACCGGCGATTGCCGCGCCGGAGATGGAGGAGCTCGGCGCCATTAAAAAAGAGCTCTTCAAGCTGGCCGACAAGGTGAAGCTGATCCAGAACATGGTGTGGGAGGAGAAGAAGCCCTCAAGCGGGACCATTCCCCCCGAATTCGCCGAGATCTACCGCATCGCCAAAAAGAGCGGCATGGACCCCCACCACCTCGACGAAATCATGCGCCTGACGCTGGAGCATATGCCGCTGCAGATGCGCACCTCCAGCGAAACGGTGCGCCGCTACTTCAGGACGCTGCTTCGCAAGATGGTGCCGGTGCGACTGGAGAGCGACCTGACGCCGCCCCAGAAAAAGGTGATGATGCTGGTGGGCCCCACCGGCGTGGGCAAGACGACGACCCTGGCGAAACTGGCGGCACGCTACGCATACCTGATGGAGCGCAAATACAAGGTGGGCATCATTACACTCGACACCTACCGCATCGGGGCCGTCGAGCAGCTGATGCAGTATGCGAAGATGATGCGCATCGGCATCGAGGCGGTGGTGGACCCGCCGGAGTTCATCACGGCGCTGCAGACCCTGTCGCACATGGATATCATTCTCATCGACACCGTCGGAAGCAGCCAGTACGACAAGGAGAAGATCGACAAACTGCAGCAGTTCCTGGCCTCCAACAGCGATGTGGGCATCGACGTGAGCCTGGTGCTGGGGGCCCCGACGAAGCTGGAGGACCTGCGCGCCATCTACACCAACTTTTCGCCGCTGGGGATCGACACCCTCATCTTCACCAAGCTGGACGAAACCCGGGGGTTCGGGAACATCTTCTCCCTGGTCTACGAGACCGAAAAGCCGGTCAGCTACCTTTCGGTGGGCCAGGAGGTTCCCGACGACCTGCGGTGCGCCGACAGCGACTACCTGGTGGAGTGCCTGATGGAGGGGCGTGCCGACAAAACGAGGCCTGAGATGGGGAGAAAGAGATGA